From a single Gimesia fumaroli genomic region:
- a CDS encoding radical SAM protein: MNPAMPMIDDHQILAARPAKNQVSPELPYAFLNETEYSAAGILTDVSTIFLTNRECPFHCLMCDLWKNTTEETLKPGLIPHQIEHALYRLPPASQIKLYNSGNFFDPKAIPQQDLPAIAELTRHFERVIVENHPLLCNQTCTEFQQMIAGQLEVALGLETIHEEVLKSLNKKMTLDDFARAVEFLQSHAISVRAFILLKPPFMEEQAGVEWAIKSAEYAFSLGVECCSLIPTRSGNGLLEQLQEREQFSPPQLASIETTLAACLNLKRGRVFMDLWDLEQQYQTESNLHARLQRLRQMNLTQKVPEMR, encoded by the coding sequence ATGAACCCCGCGATGCCAATGATCGATGACCATCAAATTCTCGCGGCTCGTCCCGCTAAAAACCAGGTTTCGCCCGAACTGCCTTATGCTTTTTTAAACGAAACAGAATATTCTGCGGCAGGCATTCTCACAGACGTCTCAACCATTTTTCTCACAAATCGTGAGTGCCCCTTTCATTGCCTGATGTGTGACCTTTGGAAAAACACAACAGAAGAAACGCTCAAACCAGGTCTGATTCCGCATCAGATTGAACATGCCCTTTATCGCCTTCCCCCTGCCAGCCAGATCAAGTTATATAACAGCGGAAATTTTTTTGATCCGAAAGCCATTCCCCAGCAAGACCTCCCGGCGATTGCTGAGCTGACACGCCACTTCGAACGAGTCATTGTTGAAAATCATCCGTTACTCTGCAATCAGACCTGCACCGAGTTTCAGCAAATGATCGCTGGACAGCTGGAGGTCGCCTTGGGATTGGAAACAATCCACGAAGAAGTTTTAAAGTCACTCAATAAAAAAATGACGCTGGATGACTTCGCCAGAGCGGTCGAATTTCTTCAAAGCCACGCCATTTCAGTCAGAGCGTTCATTCTGTTGAAACCACCATTCATGGAAGAACAGGCTGGTGTGGAATGGGCCATCAAATCTGCAGAATATGCTTTTTCGCTGGGGGTCGAATGCTGTTCCCTCATTCCCACACGGTCCGGCAATGGACTTCTGGAACAATTGCAAGAGCGCGAACAGTTTTCTCCACCACAACTCGCTTCGATTGAAACGACTCTCGCAGCCTGTTTGAACCTGAAACGAGGCAGAGTCTTCATGGACCTTTGGGACCTGGAACAACAGTACCAAACTGAATCAAATCTACATGCCAGACTGCAACGGCTGCGTCAGATGAATCTCACGCAGAAAGTTCCAGAGATGAGATAA
- a CDS encoding cation:proton antiporter domain-containing protein codes for MGSWHIIFTLGIFLAAGLLSGTLGELFRLPKVTAYLLMGVILGPALLDLVPHKHIEELEPLTDLAMALVLFGLGNHFTLSRLRRLFHRVLPLSLSEILATFFIVYVGLLLVGESGSAAILLGALAIATAPATTILVLREMESEGPISEYTGILVALNNLASIIAFEVIFVAVLFLKGDSAGGSVFSGLAHLGMDIFGSIFIGVFGGFMISYGSSIIKGSRRIIMFVGLISLALGLCRTMELPYMLTFLAMGFTVANSLAEEEVPKVEKELYPLTGFLCVLFFIIHGVELKPKQFMEAGLIGGSYIALRLLGKYFGILVPAKMRGEEPEVSQWLGTTLFAQAGAAIALSAIAVGRDEVLGTHLQTIILGSVVFFEIVGPIMIRQSVLRAGEVPLINAIHHTAGDPISEFQSMIRRFLVSFGLLSEIDQPPDLILVEQLYRKNVKGISQTATFNEVISFIEHSHDNTFPVLGPNEEVVGVIRYQDLSNTLFDPKIGSLVRAADLANNLETVVYPDDSLARVWTKFREGSYDCLPVVAREQPHRMLGIIRRWEILKYYIKGHRSAQSNDSK; via the coding sequence ATGGGCTCGTGGCATATCATATTTACACTGGGAATCTTTCTCGCTGCAGGTCTGCTGTCGGGCACACTGGGTGAGTTGTTCCGTTTGCCTAAGGTGACCGCCTATTTATTAATGGGTGTGATTCTGGGCCCCGCGCTACTTGATCTCGTACCTCACAAGCATATTGAAGAGCTGGAGCCGCTGACAGATCTGGCGATGGCGCTGGTTTTATTCGGCCTGGGAAACCATTTTACCCTCTCGCGCCTGCGTCGATTATTTCACCGTGTGCTCCCACTGTCGCTAAGTGAAATTCTCGCTACCTTTTTTATCGTCTATGTTGGATTATTACTGGTCGGCGAATCGGGAAGTGCTGCGATTCTGCTTGGTGCGTTAGCGATAGCCACAGCGCCCGCGACCACCATTCTGGTACTGCGAGAAATGGAGTCGGAAGGACCGATTTCCGAGTACACGGGAATTCTGGTGGCGCTGAATAATCTGGCATCCATTATTGCATTCGAAGTCATTTTTGTCGCCGTGCTCTTTTTGAAAGGCGACAGTGCTGGAGGATCCGTCTTTTCGGGTCTGGCCCATCTGGGCATGGATATCTTCGGTTCTATTTTCATCGGTGTTTTTGGTGGATTCATGATTAGCTATGGCAGCTCCATCATCAAAGGGAGCCGCCGAATCATCATGTTCGTCGGATTGATTTCCCTGGCACTGGGATTATGCCGCACGATGGAATTACCTTACATGCTGACATTCCTTGCTATGGGCTTTACTGTCGCGAACTCACTGGCAGAGGAAGAGGTGCCTAAGGTTGAAAAGGAGCTGTATCCGCTGACCGGGTTCTTGTGCGTCCTCTTCTTCATCATTCATGGTGTGGAACTCAAACCGAAGCAGTTTATGGAAGCGGGGCTGATTGGTGGGAGCTATATTGCCTTACGCTTACTAGGTAAATATTTCGGTATCCTGGTTCCGGCGAAAATGCGTGGTGAAGAACCAGAAGTTTCCCAATGGTTGGGAACCACTTTGTTTGCACAAGCGGGGGCAGCAATTGCGCTCTCGGCGATAGCGGTGGGGAGAGATGAAGTGCTGGGAACCCATCTCCAAACCATTATTCTGGGCTCGGTGGTATTTTTTGAAATCGTTGGGCCGATCATGATCCGACAATCCGTGCTGCGTGCTGGTGAGGTTCCATTGATCAATGCTATTCATCATACGGCTGGAGATCCGATTAGCGAATTTCAGTCTATGATCAGACGGTTCCTGGTCTCTTTTGGTCTGCTTTCCGAGATTGATCAGCCCCCCGATCTGATTCTGGTTGAGCAATTGTATCGCAAGAATGTAAAAGGAATTTCACAAACGGCGACATTCAACGAAGTGATTTCGTTCATTGAGCATAGTCATGATAATACGTTTCCAGTTCTGGGCCCCAACGAGGAAGTTGTGGGAGTGATCCGGTATCAGGATCTAAGTAACACTTTGTTTGATCCTAAGATTGGTTCGCTAGTGAGAGCAGCAGACCTGGCGAATAACCTGGAAACAGTGGTCTATCCCGATGATTCATTAGCTCGGGTATGGACCAAATTTCGTGAGGGGTCTTATGATTGTCTGCCCGTAGTAGCGCGAGAGCAACCGCATCGCATGCTGGGCATTATTCGTCGTTGGGAAATCCTCAAGTATTATATTAAAGGTCATCGCTCGGCTCAGAGCAATGATTCGAAGTAA
- the gmd gene encoding GDP-mannose 4,6-dehydratase, translating to MKRVALITGINGQDGYYLSRFLKSKDYDVHGITSCSKPGIGEPPENCYYCDFAEGSNLNQILGTVQPDEIYHLAAQSHVRLSFDIPVYTAEVTGVGTLRLLEALRYYEEQSQKKIRFYQASSSEMFGKVVESPQSETTPFHPRSPYACAKVFSYWQTINYRESYGMYACNGILFNHESPRRGEAFVTRKITKAVARIKLEMQDKLYLGNIDAKRDWGFAGDYVEAMWLILQQDKPDDFVIGTGKTHSVREFLEAAFGAVDLDWKQYVEIDPQYYRPAEVELLCADPSKARQKLNWEPKVSFEELARLMVEADMRLTQQEKILSEASS from the coding sequence GTGAAACGAGTTGCATTAATAACGGGAATCAATGGCCAGGACGGGTATTACTTGTCTCGTTTTTTAAAAAGTAAAGATTATGACGTCCATGGAATTACCTCCTGCAGTAAGCCTGGGATCGGCGAGCCTCCTGAGAATTGTTACTACTGTGATTTTGCAGAAGGTTCGAATCTCAATCAGATTCTAGGGACGGTGCAACCGGATGAAATTTATCATTTAGCTGCCCAGAGTCATGTGCGTCTGTCATTTGACATTCCTGTTTATACGGCGGAAGTGACAGGGGTGGGAACACTGCGTCTGCTGGAAGCCTTGCGGTATTATGAGGAACAAAGCCAGAAAAAGATTCGCTTTTACCAGGCTTCTTCCAGTGAAATGTTTGGCAAGGTCGTTGAATCACCGCAAAGTGAAACGACTCCTTTTCATCCGCGCAGTCCTTATGCGTGTGCGAAAGTATTCTCGTATTGGCAGACAATTAATTACCGAGAATCGTATGGCATGTATGCCTGCAACGGGATTCTGTTTAACCATGAATCCCCCCGACGCGGCGAAGCATTTGTGACACGAAAAATCACCAAAGCAGTAGCACGGATCAAACTGGAGATGCAAGATAAATTGTATCTGGGCAATATTGATGCCAAACGCGACTGGGGTTTTGCCGGTGATTATGTGGAAGCGATGTGGCTGATTTTACAGCAGGACAAACCTGACGATTTTGTGATCGGTACAGGGAAAACCCATTCCGTTCGCGAATTTCTCGAAGCAGCATTTGGTGCCGTCGATCTGGACTGGAAACAGTATGTTGAAATCGATCCCCAGTACTATCGTCCTGCTGAAGTGGAATTACTCTGTGCCGATCCATCTAAGGCACGCCAGAAACTGAATTGGGAACCGAAGGTTTCATTTGAAGAATTAGCGCGACTGATGGTTGAAGCCGATATGAGGCTGACGCAGCAGGAGAAAATCCTGAGCGAAGCAAGTTCTTGA
- the ligA gene encoding NAD-dependent DNA ligase LigA, giving the protein MSVQKEIETLRKQLEHHNRLYYIQAKPEISDREFDRLMKLLEKLEAEHPEYDSPDSPTKKVGGAPIEGFQTVPHRLPMLSIENIFEQDGLRDFETRICKLLGEEQVELTAEYKIDGVAVSLIYENGHLTQGVTRGDGQQGDDITHNVRTIGGVPLRLQTDNPPELLEIRGEAYISNSDFQILNVEMLEQGKEPFANPRNTTAGGLKLLDPKLCAKRKIRFFAHGTGAVEGVDYQTHINFLAAIQEMGLPATPNVEAFPNLEATLDHVQTMMDELHTLDFEVDGIVLKVNRFDQRELLGNTSKSPRWVVAYKWERYEAVTKVDSIVFQVGKTGTVTPVANLEPVQIAGTTVSRASLHNHDEMERLGIQVGDWAVVEKAGKIIPHVVRVEEHLRDGSQKEIKFPKKCPECKTTLVKDEGGVYIRCPNPNCPASVRETLRYYASRSAMDIEGMGIKMIEQLLEQDLIKGLADVYCLDEHYDQLINLERQGEKSIDNLLAGIEKSKQQPLWRLLTGLNIRHVGTSNARILEKQFGTIEEISKQSVEDLAAVDEIGPIIAESVYNFFHSDFGIKLIKELKELGLSMGSPVKKTKQPAGILDGKTVVVTGTLSQFTRDEAKELIQKHGGKASGSVSSKTDYLLAGEKAGSKLAKAEELNVPVLSEDEFLQMLNETV; this is encoded by the coding sequence ATGTCAGTTCAAAAAGAAATCGAAACGCTTCGTAAACAGCTTGAGCACCATAACCGGCTCTATTATATCCAGGCAAAGCCGGAGATATCTGACCGCGAGTTTGACCGGTTAATGAAACTGCTGGAGAAACTGGAAGCCGAACACCCGGAGTATGATTCACCAGACAGCCCGACGAAGAAGGTTGGCGGAGCACCGATTGAGGGTTTCCAGACGGTCCCCCATCGCCTGCCGATGTTGTCGATTGAGAATATCTTTGAGCAGGATGGGCTCCGTGATTTTGAAACGCGGATCTGTAAGTTGCTTGGTGAAGAGCAGGTTGAATTAACCGCGGAATATAAAATTGATGGCGTCGCGGTTTCTCTGATTTATGAGAACGGACATCTGACACAAGGCGTCACTCGAGGCGATGGCCAGCAGGGCGATGATATCACGCATAATGTGCGGACGATTGGCGGAGTGCCATTGCGTCTGCAGACAGACAATCCTCCCGAATTACTGGAAATCAGAGGGGAAGCCTATATCAGTAATTCAGACTTTCAGATTCTGAATGTCGAAATGCTGGAGCAGGGGAAAGAGCCGTTTGCCAACCCACGTAATACAACTGCCGGTGGGTTGAAACTGCTTGATCCCAAGTTATGTGCGAAACGAAAAATTCGTTTTTTTGCCCATGGTACGGGGGCAGTCGAAGGCGTTGATTATCAAACGCATATCAATTTTCTGGCTGCGATTCAGGAGATGGGACTTCCAGCGACACCAAATGTAGAGGCATTCCCCAATCTGGAAGCAACCCTCGACCATGTTCAAACAATGATGGATGAGTTGCATACGCTCGATTTTGAAGTTGATGGCATTGTGCTGAAAGTCAATCGGTTTGATCAGCGCGAATTGCTGGGGAATACATCGAAAAGCCCGCGTTGGGTCGTGGCTTATAAGTGGGAACGTTACGAAGCGGTCACCAAGGTTGATTCGATCGTGTTCCAGGTTGGAAAAACAGGGACAGTGACTCCCGTTGCGAATCTGGAGCCGGTTCAGATCGCCGGAACGACCGTTTCCAGAGCCAGTCTGCATAATCATGATGAAATGGAACGCTTGGGAATCCAGGTTGGTGACTGGGCTGTTGTTGAAAAAGCCGGGAAAATTATTCCACATGTGGTTCGTGTGGAAGAGCACCTCCGCGATGGCAGCCAGAAAGAGATCAAGTTTCCGAAGAAATGCCCTGAATGTAAGACGACACTGGTTAAAGACGAAGGGGGCGTTTATATTCGCTGCCCGAATCCGAATTGTCCCGCCTCAGTGCGGGAGACGTTGCGTTATTATGCTTCGCGATCGGCAATGGACATTGAGGGAATGGGAATCAAAATGATTGAGCAATTGCTTGAGCAAGATCTCATTAAAGGACTGGCGGATGTCTATTGTCTTGATGAGCACTATGATCAGTTGATCAATCTGGAACGACAGGGTGAGAAGTCGATTGATAATCTGCTGGCGGGTATTGAGAAATCCAAGCAGCAGCCACTCTGGCGATTGTTGACCGGTTTGAATATTCGGCATGTGGGAACCAGTAATGCGCGCATTCTGGAAAAACAGTTTGGGACGATTGAGGAAATCAGCAAGCAGAGTGTTGAAGATCTCGCGGCAGTGGATGAAATCGGTCCCATTATTGCCGAGTCCGTATATAACTTTTTTCACTCCGATTTCGGTATCAAACTGATCAAGGAATTGAAAGAACTGGGACTGAGTATGGGGAGCCCTGTGAAAAAAACAAAACAGCCAGCCGGCATTCTCGACGGGAAAACCGTTGTCGTGACAGGGACATTGTCGCAATTCACACGTGATGAAGCGAAAGAGCTGATCCAAAAGCATGGCGGGAAAGCGTCGGGAAGTGTCTCCTCGAAAACCGACTATCTTCTGGCTGGTGAAAAGGCCGGGAGTAAGTTGGCGAAAGCGGAAGAGCTGAATGTGCCCGTGCTGTCTGAAGACGAATTCTTGCAAATGTTGAATGAAACGGTTTAA